The sequence below is a genomic window from Candidatus Eisenbacteria bacterium.
GTCCAGGGGTCTTGCATCACGTCGCTCCGATCATCGCGTGAGGTGCCGGCGGAGGATCATTCGCGCCCGGTGGAGCTGGGCCTTGGATGTGCCGGACGAGATCCCCAGCATGCCCGCGATTTCCCCGTGCTGGTAGCCCTCCACGTCGTACAGCACGAAAACAACTCTCGCCCCCTCGGGAAGGACCTCGATCGCGCGCTCGAAATCCATTTTCAGATCCGCGCTCCCCGCCTTGGCGGGGAGGGAATCCAGGGTTCCATCATCTTCGCGGAGGCGCCCCTTCTCCGTCCGGAGGGCCGCCCGGCGCGCCAGGATGACGTTGACGGCGAGCCTGTGAAGCCACGTTCCGAATGCCGCTTCCCCCCGGAAGGTCCCGAGCTTCTCCCAGGCTCTCAGGAAAATGTCCTGGGTGATATCCGTGGCCGATTCGCTCGTCGTCATCCGACGTGCCAGATTGAAGATCCGGGCGGAGTGTCCGCCATAGAGGCGCGCGAAAGCCCGGACGTCCCCGCGGGCGGCAAGCACGGCGTCCTCCAGGTCCTTGCTTCTCGATAGCGTGCCTTCCGAGTCCTTGCTCGGTGTCATGACCCCGCCGCCGGAGTAGCTCATTCGCCCCCTTGGATAGAAATGGCCCGCTTGGGGTTGGAATCGCCCGAGGGGTCGCCCCCGCTTCCAACCATTCCTCCCGGAGGGCCATCTTACCGTTGCGTCGGGCCCGGGCGCACCCCCCCGCGGCGCCGGCGCTCGAGGCCAGGAAGCCTGCCCTGAGCCGGCATCTTGGCCACCGTCGCCTCAAGTCTCGAAGCGCCGTCCGCCCGCGGGGGATGAAACCGGGCACGCCGCCGGCGGCGTACAGTCCTCAGCCGGGCGGCGTATCATGCCTCCGGCCGGGCGCACCATCCGAGGAAAGGGATGCCGCGAATGCGCGTGATCTTCTTGATTCTCCTGTTCTCCGCGCTGCCCGCCTTCGCTCAGACGTCGGATTCGACGCGCGCGTACCGGCACGAAAATGCTCCGGTGATCCGCGCGGCCGCGGCGTCCGAGCGCATCCGGGTGGACGGGAAGCTCGACGATCCCGCCTGGTCCAAGGCGACGCCCGCCGATCAGTT
It includes:
- a CDS encoding RNA polymerase sigma factor, whose translation is MSYSGGGVMTPSKDSEGTLSRSKDLEDAVLAARGDVRAFARLYGGHSARIFNLARRMTTSESATDITQDIFLRAWEKLGTFRGEAAFGTWLHRLAVNVILARRAALRTEKGRLREDDGTLDSLPAKAGSADLKMDFERAIEVLPEGARVVFVLYDVEGYQHGEIAGMLGISSGTSKAQLHRARMILRRHLTR